The sequence below is a genomic window from Desulfuromonas sp. TF.
CTGGAACTCGAAAAACCCATCGATCATCTGGACCCCGTGATTTCCTTTGTGCGCGCGGAGGGGTGAAGAAGGTTTTCCCGGTCATGCTCGGATACCCGAAAAATGTGCCGACAGATCGGGCTTGATGGCCGGACTTTTCTCCTTTAAAATGGAAGGTCAGGCGATGTCGGCCGAAGGTAATTTAGATCATAGAGGAACGGAATCACTCAGTGGAGTACCTGAATGCCAGCCCAGGATGAACGCAAGGCACAGCGCTTGATCAATGAGATCATGGAGCTACTGGTGACCCACTATGGCGGGGGGCTGAGCGAGGCTGATCTTGATCTCCAGATCGATGGGTTGCACCGGGCTATAGAGGTAGCGCGCAGATCCCATTCGAAACAGCTGCGAAAATCAGGTGAACCGTACTTTTTCCATCCTCTGCGGGTCGCTCACCTGGCCGCCCGCCACTGGATGGATTTTGCTTCGGTGATGGCCGCCATTCTTCACGACGTGGTGGAAGATACGCCGGTAACCCTGGCTGAGGTCGAGGCGTCTTTTGGCGACGAGGTGGCGCTTCTGGTCCACGGCCTCACCAAGGCGACGGACAAGAACCTCAGCCGGGAGGCGCTCAAGGCGGAAACCTATCGCCGGCAGTTGCTGGTCGCCATCAAGGATGTACGGGTTCTCTGCCTCAAATTCTGGGACCGGATGGACAACCTGCAGACCATCAGCGCGCTTAATCCGGAAAAGCAGTCGCTGATCGCCGAAGAGACCCGTGCCGTTTACGTTCCCCTTTCCCGGCATCTGGGGATGGGACACGTGGCTTCCGAACTGGATGCTCTCTCGCTCAACATCCTTTATCCCCGCCGTGCCGTCCGCTATGCCAGGACCGTCATGGCGGTCCAGGATCAGGTTGGTCCCCAACTGAGGAAGATCCGTTCCGAAATCCATAATGCGTTCGAACATCATAAAATTCCCGTTCTTCTCAAGGACCATTGGCGGCGTTTTTCCATCGCCGGCGCCCAAACGATGAGCCGCGGATTTTCAACCCTCTACACACTTGAAGTTCAGGTAGACCGAATCATGGATGCCTATCTGGCCCTTGGCCTCCTGCATAGGCTCTACCCATCCATTCCCGGGAAACTGAGGGATCATCTGAATGTCCCCTCCCAATTCGGCTACCAGGCTCTGAAAACCACCGTCCAGGCCGGCGAATACAGAATGCGGGTCGAGATAACCACCCGTAAACTCGCTCGCTTCAACGAAGCGGGTGTTCTAGCTCCGGGTTTTGAATTCCGCAGGTCCAATTTCCAGGACCTTATGAAATCCCTCTGTGATGGAGGGGCGGCTTTCGACCCTGAAGGCCTGCGTCTGGCGTCCGCTTCGATTCAGGTCTACACGCCCCTGGGCGACATGCGGACCCTTCCGGAGGGGAGTAGTGCCCTTGATTTCGCCTTCGACATTCACGAGGAACTCGGACTGCATGCCTGGCGGGCCCGTATCAACGGCCAGACTCGTCTTCTCAGGTCCCGGCTCATGGACGGTGATCAAGTGGCCATCGAAAGAAGCGAAACTCCTCAGGTTCTGCCCAAATGGCTGGAGTGGGCGGTGACTCCCAGGGCGCGCAACAGTATCCGACGCTATCTCCGAAGCCGGGTCCAGGAAGGCGCGGCGGCGTCCTGAAAGGCCCGGTCACTCCGGGGTGACCCATGATCTTTAAGCTTTGCTCCTGCCTGTTTCTTTTCGCCCTCCTTCTTCCCGTTTCGCCCGCCCCGGCCGGTCAGGCCAACATCTTCGTCTATCACCATTTCGGCGACGATCGCTATCCATCCACCAATATCTCCCTCGATGTTTTTACTGCGCAATTGCAGCTGCTCAAGGAGAAGGAGCATGTCGTTCTGCCTCTGGAAGAGGTCGTCAGAAGGATCCGGGAAGATCGTGAATTGCCGGAACGCTGCACGGTCCTGACCGTAGACGACGCCTATGTTTCTTTTCTGACCGGTGCCATGCCATTGCTGCGGCGCTACGGCTATCCGGTCACTCTTTTCGTCAGCACCGGCTCCGTCGGAAGTCCCGGCTACCTCAATTGGGACCAGCTGCGGAGCCTGGCCCGGGAAGGGGTCGCGATGGGCAATCATACGGTGTCCCATCCCTACCTGTTGAACAGGAAAACGAAAGAGAATGACCGGGAATGGCGGCAGAGGGTGCGGCGGGAGATAACCGAGGCCCAGGAAAAGCTTGAAAGGGAGCTGGGAGAAGCGCCCTCCTTCTTCGCTTATCCCTTTGGGGAATATGGGCCGGAGGTGGTTGAGATCGTCCGGGAGTTCGGGTTCCTGGGGGCTCTGGGGCAGCAGTCGGGAGTGGCGTATTCTGGAAACGACCCTTCTGTGTTCCCTCGTTTTCCCATGGGAGGACCTTATGCCACTCTTGAAGGGTTTGAGCAGAAAGCGGCAATGAAGGCACTGCCCGTGCAGGTGATCTCGCCGACGAGTCCAGTGGTTGGAGAGGAAAACCCACCGACTCTGGAGATTCGAATCGAGGGGGGCGGCATCGATCTGACCCGTCTTCGTTGTTTCGTCCAGGGTCAGGAGGAAGGGGAAATCACCCCCGTTCCCGGGGATGCCGGCCGCTTCAGGGTACGGGCAGTGAGCCCCCTGGCAGGAAGACGCAACAAGTACACTCTGACAGCGCCCGGAAGGGGGACAGGGCAGTGGTACTGGTTCAGCCAGTTATGGGTTTTCACGGACCGGCCGGACTCGTGAGCTGCGCACCATGGACGCCAGCAGCCCGGATCCGGACCCGGATGGGGAATGGACAGAGGAGATGTTCTTGCGCAGGGTTGCGGAAGACAGAATGGGTAGATGGTTGAGGCGGATGATCGCCCTGATATCCTCGACGTAAGCTTCTTTCCGGCTCGAATAATTTTCCAGACCCCGGGCCAGAGCCGTCCCTCGGAGCGGCAGGCCGGCGGCCCGCAGGTGGGCTCTGTGTACTCTGAACCCATGGTATGCACGGTGGGTGTTGAGGTTTCTCATGTAGGATTGTACCGAATCGTACAGCGTTTCGAATCGGCGGACTTCATAGGTTTCATCGGCCGGCCTTTCCCTCGGGACGAGGCCCGTTCCCGGGGCAAAAGTCCATTCGCCAAAAAGGTTGTTCCCCTGAAGGGCGAATCGGGAAGTGCCGTAGGCCGACTCCGTTGCCGCCTGTGCCAGGGCCATGGAAGGAGGAATAATGTCGACTCTTCTCATAAGTTTCCGCCGGGCGGCGATACTCGTCAGCGGGTTTTCACCCAGGCCGTATTCCCGTGAAAGCGAAACCACCGCGGCGGTCTGATCGGAATCGAGGGGGAAGTCGGCATCGTAGAGACGGAAAATCTGCCCCAGCATTTCCCTCTTTTCCAGGATCTCCTCGTTTGCCATGAGAACCATCGGGAGTAGGGAAAGAAAGAAAACCCGTTTTTTCTCCGTCAGTCGGGAAATGCTGTTGAGGTCGGCCGGGAGTCTTTCGAGAATCAGGTGAGGAACACCCTGCTCGATCGTATTCCAGTCATAATCACGGGAGGCGAAAACCTTTTTCAGCTCCCCGTAAGTGGCAGGAGAGAAGGCTTCGGGAAGGGACTCAATCCCACGGGGGCTGCCGTGTTTTTCCGTGCAGCCTCCGGCGAGGATGGAGAAAATCAGAAGAATAAATAATAGGGATGCAGGATG
It includes:
- a CDS encoding HD domain-containing protein; the protein is MPAQDERKAQRLINEIMELLVTHYGGGLSEADLDLQIDGLHRAIEVARRSHSKQLRKSGEPYFFHPLRVAHLAARHWMDFASVMAAILHDVVEDTPVTLAEVEASFGDEVALLVHGLTKATDKNLSREALKAETYRRQLLVAIKDVRVLCLKFWDRMDNLQTISALNPEKQSLIAEETRAVYVPLSRHLGMGHVASELDALSLNILYPRRAVRYARTVMAVQDQVGPQLRKIRSEIHNAFEHHKIPVLLKDHWRRFSIAGAQTMSRGFSTLYTLEVQVDRIMDAYLALGLLHRLYPSIPGKLRDHLNVPSQFGYQALKTTVQAGEYRMRVEITTRKLARFNEAGVLAPGFEFRRSNFQDLMKSLCDGGAAFDPEGLRLASASIQVYTPLGDMRTLPEGSSALDFAFDIHEELGLHAWRARINGQTRLLRSRLMDGDQVAIERSETPQVLPKWLEWAVTPRARNSIRRYLRSRVQEGAAAS
- a CDS encoding polysaccharide deacetylase family protein, coding for MIFKLCSCLFLFALLLPVSPAPAGQANIFVYHHFGDDRYPSTNISLDVFTAQLQLLKEKEHVVLPLEEVVRRIREDRELPERCTVLTVDDAYVSFLTGAMPLLRRYGYPVTLFVSTGSVGSPGYLNWDQLRSLAREGVAMGNHTVSHPYLLNRKTKENDREWRQRVRREITEAQEKLERELGEAPSFFAYPFGEYGPEVVEIVREFGFLGALGQQSGVAYSGNDPSVFPRFPMGGPYATLEGFEQKAAMKALPVQVISPTSPVVGEENPPTLEIRIEGGGIDLTRLRCFVQGQEEGEITPVPGDAGRFRVRAVSPLAGRRNKYTLTAPGRGTGQWYWFSQLWVFTDRPDS
- a CDS encoding glucosaminidase domain-containing protein, translated to MIKHPASLLFILLIFSILAGGCTEKHGSPRGIESLPEAFSPATYGELKKVFASRDYDWNTIEQGVPHLILERLPADLNSISRLTEKKRVFFLSLLPMVLMANEEILEKREMLGQIFRLYDADFPLDSDQTAAVVSLSREYGLGENPLTSIAARRKLMRRVDIIPPSMALAQAATESAYGTSRFALQGNNLFGEWTFAPGTGLVPRERPADETYEVRRFETLYDSVQSYMRNLNTHRAYHGFRVHRAHLRAAGLPLRGTALARGLENYSSRKEAYVEDIRAIIRLNHLPILSSATLRKNISSVHSPSGSGSGLLASMVRSSRVRPVRENP